The genomic window GATGCATACTCCCAATCTAGTTTTACGTCTGCCAGTAAGAAATCAGATTGGTATGCAGAGCCTTCGAATTTCAAATCGGCGGATTTCCGAACCATTGAATGGGCCCCGTCGCATCCAACAATGTATTGACAGCGAATCTCTTCCTCGTCGGATTCTTCGTAGCCATCTTGCCTTATTTGTTTGACACGAACTGTAACACCACTGTGATCCTGAACAATGGACATGGCTTTTGTTCCCCTCTCCACTCTGCCTCCATATTCTTCTAATTGTTTTTCAAGACATGATTCTGTCTCGCTCTGGCTGAGAAAATAAGGTCCTGAATACTCTGTGTCGAGTACACCCATGTTCTCCCGGGAGAGATCCATCTCGAATGCATGTTTCTTGTTGATGTGGAAACTTAGGCCGAGATTTTGTTTGCAAAGAGGGAGGAGATTCGATACGAGACTGGAGTGTCGGGAGAAAAGTTCCATTGAACGAGTGTGAAGGACGAGAGCGCGAGAATTAGGGGATTGGGTGAAGAGAGGTTCGATTAGGATGAAAGGGATATTTTGGAGAGAAAGTTCTAGGGCCAAAGTGAGGCCTGTGGGACCTGCGCCCACAATGAGGACTGCAGTTGATCGCATGTTGAGTCCAGGTCGATAATTGATGCGAATCTGTGGGTGAAGGGAGAGATATCTTGAGATCGTATAGCGGATGCGGGGTTATTCCACCTTGCTTGTTTGATACTAGCTAGTTAATAGAAGACAGAGAAGAGTGAAAATCAAGAGCCAAGTAGCATGTGCTGGGacatgtatttatatatgcCACTCCTGCACCTACCTCCAACAATATTCTATCACATATGGAATGCTCAATAGACGCAAGGTCACACAATCGGGGTCGATTGACACCGTGTAGATGGTGCAACGAGTCCTACATCTAGACATGACAGTATGTGTATCCCGTATTCTCGAGACTAGAGATAAAACAAGTATCTCGCATCCTAAGATTGACCAGTGATACAGTCTCGATAGCTCTCTCTACTGCCGTCTCACTTCAGATGGCAATTGAGGAATAGAGATGTCGGGAAATTTCGTTTCGATGATGCCGATGGCTTTTGCCCCATGAGGTTAACGAGCTAACATCGGTATTGGAAGGGATGTTTGGCCCGATATCAAGTGGCCCACACCACAAGGCCCTCGAGCCCCTCTCACCCCGCTGACACAACCTGACATAACTTGACATAACCCTAAACATTTTCTTGCGATCTCATGTTTGAAGATGACTAGCTACACTGCTACTGCATCATGGTTAGGCAATTCAAACGTTTCGATGCAATACTGCATAACTGGCGTTCAGCCGGTGTATTCGTCTCAACTTACAGATTAGCTACTGTGACTCAAGTGTGTCAGTTGATGCGAAGATGGCTTCTGAGTTTACTTTTCTCTAGTCAAGAGGGCTCGAGGGCGGAAAGCCTGCACACACTTCAAATATGTGGAGCTACTCTGTTCAGTAAGAACAGACCTATCTATATATGGAAGAAGATTAAAATTGAGGCGAACTCAGCGTATTCCACGAAAAGAAGcctatttccatcttcaacattTGGTTGGTTATTAAGGCTGGAGGTCATCTGTCTGGCTCGCCGGATTTGGGTGTATGGTTGGTATGCAATATATGTTGGCGTTAAGAGGCGGACACGCATTGGCTACTCCAGCCGCTCTAGATAACACGGGACAAAATGTTCTGTGAGGCTGAGAATTgccaaaaatatatatagagatAGCAAAAGATCTGTGCAATGCTAGCGCAATGCGTGTTTGGCCTGAATATCTAACTCAATCTCATGATGAGCTCTATTTTTCCCGATCGTCTTTTAACAAATGTCACCATAAAAGTGCCCAACAGTACAACCCAACATGGCAATGAGCATATATTGTGCCTTCCTATTACCAAGGACTACTGGCCTTCAGTTGCAGCTgttatcattttctttgccACAAATTATTTGGCCCATGCAGCGACTGTTAAATCAAGCCCTGGAGATGACACCCTTCTTCAGGGTTGTAATGCTCTTTTGGCGTTGTTTTTTCCGATGTCTGGTCTCCTGCGAGCGCTCAACGCTATTGTTCGATTACCAATATTCGCTCGAAACGAGCTCGAAAAGGCATGCAGAGCCGGGGCATTATGCATGGTTGTTCGAGCACCTCACTGGAGACCTAAGACGGGTCAAAAGTTTTCTGTGGGAGTAGTGCTTGAGGATGATAGAGACGTGGAGAATACGGATCCTGAGGGGCAATTTAGGCACGACTCTTCTCAGCCTATAAAAGCAAACATGATTACATATCTTCCTTCATATGCCCGCGAACAATCATCCACGTGGATACACTTTGATTCCGTCTGGGCCAGATCGCGCGTGGATTTACGATTGTCGCGAGTACATGGTACATATGATCTTCCAGAAGGTTATGAGTTTGCCATAGTACCCCGCAACACCTTTTTGATTTCCCAAGTGGCTTCAGCTACTCACGGAGATCCAAGACTTAGTAGCGAGATCAGTGCTAGCTACAGTATTCTAAAAGCAGTGGCTTCACTTATCCAGGTTGTCGCCGCGTTTACCACCCTTCTCTCCAATCGCCCAGATTTGATTAGTCGCTGGGGATACGCGTCATATCATCTTACAGTTATACCATATCTTGCCATGACTCTTGTTAATCTAATTTCAAACATGGTCTCTCCAGACTATTCTTGCTTGTACATGATACGCAGCGAGACTATGGTTGAAGCAGAAAAACTGggtggaagatttgaaggCGAAATAGCCCAAATGATTTCTCTTCTACCAAAAGATGGGATGCAAGTTGAGAATCCAGCATGGAGTGGTCTTACcaaaaaagatattcaaaacttctcCTTTACACTTACTTCGACGGCTAGTGAGatgcaaatcttcaaaatggtCATTTATCTACTTGATCTAATCACTGCAAGtaaggcaaagaagaagccaTCCGCCAAAGATGCGAAAATGACATATCTGGAAGTAGTTTCTCAACTCAATGCTTCCACTGCTCCTCCCACAAACGAATCTGAAACGAGCCCAAATCATCCCAGCCAACCTGCAGATCCAACTGGTATAACATTACCTAATGGTGGTGACGAGAACCTGGTGGCACAAAATATTTTCTTCGCCGATGAATCTCGTACGCAGTCTAATCCGGAGGACATCCTAGCAAGGCCAGTGGGCTCAACGGATGAgtaccaaatccaaatccctTGTGCACCCAAGCTATCATCAGGAAAAGGCCTATTATATACCATTCATCAATTTATGGAGGATTTGTCATCTGCTCGGGGTGAGAAGACAAGTTCATTTTTCGCCATATTGCAAAACATGAAGGAAAATAGGATAAGGCTTGAAGCCTACAAAATCCCAGGCCTCACCAGCTCTTACTTCAAACGAACGATGCTTTTATACACTCTTGCATTGCAAGGTCATATTATTCCAATAACTTCGGATGAAAATGCAGAGTTCGCTCCAGTTCGATCGGCTATAATTTACCACCCAAATTGCCATCGATTTCTCCGCTGGGATGACTTCGCTGACACGCCTAAAGTTGATGAAAAAAAGCCCAATACAATCCAACTCAAAGCACTATCGCCAATCACTGATAGCGAAGAAAATGATCTAGCCGCGTCTATTTCCAACGTGCGTACACTACTCAAACTGCCGGGAAGACCCACTACGACTGCCGCATCAATCGCCGAGCTCGAagagtttcttttttcgcCAACTATAACAAGAACAAGCAGACGAACAGGATGGGCTATACTAGTAGAGATTAGTATCGGAATTTGTGTTGTAGGTCTTTTCTTTGGGTTAATTGCGGGATTGACGAAATTTCGCTCTGGTGGGAGTTCCGTAACTGAAAGAGGTATCATGATGACATGGCTTGCAAGTGGCCTATATGGATTctgtcttcctcttcttaGTACCCTTGAGCTTCTTAAGATTCTCTTTTTGTTTCCAGCcattttttgtttgtgtttaTCCGGTGCTCCGGCATTCCATCATAAAATTTATGAAGTTAATAAAACGTTTCTAAATGATGAACAAAATGAAACTGGCGATTGGAAAAAGAGGACTACAAAGTTCATTCAAGcatatttcaaatctatatttggAATGGTCGGGGAGACATCTCTTATTTTTGCTCCTCAACCAACAATAGGAACTTTCATGTATGCGTTTGCTTTTATTCCTCTTGGAATTTTCATCCCGCCTGTTTGGGGTTTTGTGCTGGTGGGAAGAATGATCACGGAGTGGGGAGATTGTGTGAGGTTATACTGACACTGGATCATGGTTCGATCTGGTTGCTTTAATACGATATTGGTTGAGAACTAAGGAGGATATTGAGAAAAAACTACACTGATTCAGACTCGAAAATTTGGCGTTTATGAAGTGTTGTCATGAGTATCGATTTTCTTAATTAAATAGCTTCTTGAACAAAAATCACAACAACATGGAATGGATTCCAGGGAAAATTCTCGTTcagattgatttgtttgtgaTACAATGGTCTCCATAGATAGGTAATTATGAAGTATCTGAACTTTTCGCTTCGAATCCTGGAGAGCCGACTACTTCTAGAACCATAGCTAACCTGTAAAGATGCCGTTCTCAGCGACTTTTCATCCGGTTGATAATGGATGGAGAATACTACACAGCATCGATCTCGAAGTAACTCTCCATCAATACCAAAATCTGAAATTGCAAAAGAACACCATATTGAGTTTTGACGAAAATACAAAGATGTGCATCACTTCGAAGTTCGAACATCAGAAGTAGACAACGTGGAATACATACCCTCTCTGCAAGACTCAACACAAGTCACACAACGACCGAGAAGGAGAGTAGAAATTACTTGTGGGTTTATGAATTATGCCATAGAGCTAATCTAGTGTTTCCATATGAGGCTTGGAAATTCAGTTTGTAgaatactatatacatatatatagcCAGTGTTGTGTTTGCTATACTATAGAtagattggattgattgtgattttacTATTACTACTCCTAGCATACCAAACAGAATGACGCCCGAGATTACAATCCGTTGCTCTTTGAACTACGAATAATCCAAGACAGATATCATGACGGGATAAACTCTCGACCAATACGATACACCTGCCCATGTTGTCCAGAGTATCCAATATGGATGCTTTCTATCCTTTGTAGTAttcaacaaccacaacaacTCTAAGTCAATCCAAACAACAAAAATATCCGCAAACAAGGAAACCCCTTTTCGTACATAAAGTTGCTAATGATCACAAATAAATAGGTATGTAGTATCAAATAAGTGCAAAcgtaaataaatatcaaaccTGCACGCCGCGCCGTCATGAGCCCGACACGAACCGAAGCGAGCCGATCCGCTCAGTCCGCCCTCCtttttccccctttccccaCTGCAAAAATTGATTCCTTTCACCCGTCCCTATTTGCATCTccataaaaagaaagaagacgataaaagaatttttggTCCGGATACATGGAatacaaagaaagagaacgatctgaaaaagacaaaaaaaagaaaacacaaAATGATATGCAACTGCCGTGAATCGAACACGAACCTCCACCTTGGAAGGGTGGAATCCTAACCATTGGACCACAGAAGCTTAGTGAGGTTGTTGTATGAAAAACGACAGATAGTTTTAGTATATATTCTATTGGGTCAGAGAAATGGAGTAAATGACATATGTAGTGGAGCCACAAAAACCAGACCAGACAAAACCTCGGCTTCTCCTCCCTTTCCGAAAATCAAATCCAGcacaaataataaatgaaagaACGAAATCCACAAACAACCACATTTAAGAAATAGCAATGAACAAACAAACCCcgattttctttatttcttcctctcataTTCATTGCAAACATACATAGtgtatattttctttttcttttctaccgcgccaaaaaaaaatgtcgcttcatccatccatcatccatcatccatccaaactcCACAACAAGACATTCTCCCACCAGCATAGGGAGTGGGTGGAgtacatcacatcacatcacatgaCGTATTCCCgctcaccaccaccaccacaacgCAAACACCCTTGTTTTAACGAGCAGAACATGCATGACGTGCATCTAGATATATGTATCTAACTGACGGTTCTTCAGATTCCGGgtccaaaacatcaaaactAAACTAAAccaaattaaaataaaacaaagtaaaataaaataaaataaaaatcaacaTCTCGGAATCAGTctgagaaaaaaagaaaaaaaaaaagaagaaaaaaaaaaacctcgAGATTTCTACATCCAGCAACCTTAACCTTATTGGGAaatatgaagaaatgaagtaGAGGATTGAGAGTCGAGGATCGAACGAACGAGTGaagagatgaatggatgaaatcGCTTCGgaaaatacatatatacatatatacatatatacatatatatatatatatatacaagtATGTAAGACGTATATTCGTTTCCACGCAAACGAGCGGTTGTCCCTCAAGACAGATTCATAATCCATCATAGCAATGTGGTTTTGTGAGAGcgggaaggaaagaaagaagggggGTTGAAATGCAAACAAGAAGAATACACAAAAGTTTTCTCACATGAAAAAAGTCAAGTCCCAATCCAGCGGATATGTGCAGACTAGCTAGATAGcaggtagagagagagagagagagagagattgtaCACGAGACTTGATGCAAAAGTTGAATCGAATTGCATGCTCGTTCCTCATATGCGCGCACcatttccccttcccctaTATAtccacattcacattcatattcaGAAAAAGACACCAAGCCAAACCAAACCACAAAGCCCATAGATAAAATGCTATCCTATCCCCatttccatccccatctccatcatcccaCATTTCAGCAAATCAGAATCCCCTTTTCTCACAAGCACGCATACCTTCGTACGAATATCcaacaatccaatccaatccaatccctcCATTCCCTCCAATATCAACTTCCCAACTTCGCAACAAAGAAGACCGTGGAAAGAAATGCTCATATATAacaatgtatatatatatatataacacaAAATCAGTACACCACACTATACCAAACAAAGCAAGAATATTCAAGGGCAGATAGaacaaaatatatactataataatatacataCCACTTTTgtttatacatacatacaaacatacaTGCATAAGGGTAAAAGAAGCATAATCCATAATTGCAACACAACCCCCAATGTCAGAGTTTCATACAAAAAAGTAAGCAATGTGGACTACGTCACAGCTATTGACATCCATTGGAACTTCTGCTCCAAGTCCGGCCATATCCTTTcatagaaatatattttgcTCAATGTAATATCTACTGCGTAGTAGGTAGCACATTGCTTGTCGCTACCGCAATCCTAAACTAGCAGAAGTAGAAAAAAAAGGCAAGGCTATGAAGAGTCACTGAACAAGAAACTCTTCGAAACTATGATACAAGCTCCcttaaaatcaaaaggtatgaagaagaatcaGAACCAAAATGACATTTAAGTTAGAATTCGCCACCTAAgccaaatcaatcattcattcatttcgcTTTTACCAACTCATGCAACCCAAATACTTGTACAGTTCCTgcaaggaaaaagaaaactcatGGCCAAGGGAGCTCAATAAAATGTTGAAATAATGATCGCTTATTTCTTCTCCGAATGTTCGGTGCCATTACGATTATTGTGATGATTGGCCGCTTTCTCCTTTCGAGCTTCGTCGATAGCAGTTCGTTGTTGTATACTAGAATCATGAGACTTCCATTCTACCTTAGTTTCAGGTGGGAATGAAAGAACGCGCTTTAATGTCTCCCTATTAAATTGTTAGTATATTCCTTGGGCATTTGGTAAAATGTTCAATACCTAATTTTGAGTACCCTCCCGCCACCTGAACGGGTCCAGATACTCAGAATATCTTCTCCATTGCGCACGCTAAGTACAACCCCGCAAACTTCTTCGCTGGGGTCGAATTCATCTCCAGCCATTGCGAAGACTAAATCTTCCCAATAACGATCAGCTACACCCTTCTTGAGTCTCACAATCCATTTGCCtcctttcttattttcatcGTCCTCCCAAACTGGACGAATTCCCTTCTTAAACATGTGGTAGTCGGAAACTAGTGGCAGATTCGAGGGGTGTCTCATATGATCGAAAACATCAAACAATTCCTCCGCCGAATTGAATGCTGCCATTGGATGTAAGGTCTTTTCGTATTCGACAAATCCGTTTGACTTGGAGATTGGGGGTCTGTACCAAAATACCCAGCCATGTCGAAATTGGTGTGAAGCTGGCGCTGTAGCCGTCTTAGAATCTGTAAGGGAAGTTTTAGATGTCTTTGTTCCCAAATCTCTATAATTCTTCTCCGCAGTTGGTGTTTTGGTAGATCCCCCCACTACACTTCCAAAATCCAGCgcacctccacctccaggTGTTTTCGGGCCCTTCGAGTTTCCAAATGATGCGAAAGCGCCTGATCCTAATCCAAAGGCGCTCGATGCGCCCGTTGTTGGAGAGGATAAAGATGAAGCCGAAGGGGACATGGAATTGAAAGGATTCTTTGTGCTGTGCGAAGAAGTATCTCCATGTCTTCTCCCCAAGACAAATCCCCTTGCTGCGTGGTCGCCACCACCAAAAGTTGATCCATTCGTAGTTGGATTGCCTGTGGATAGCGAAAGTTTGCTGGAACTGTACCACACTTGGATTAGAAGCGctcaaagaaaagagacaATGCGGGAACGAAGAAGGAAACACTTACTTCGAACGGCGACTCCACAGGTTATCCATTACGAAAGGATGAGTATAAAATCTGGTAACTATGCGCTTTCTGTCAAACTTCCAAGGATGGCAAGAGAATGAGCTTCTGTTTGTGACGTTGGAGAACTTTCGAGATATGCCTGTAGATAGAGATGTACAAGCAGATGAGGTATCGGGTGATTTTTGTTGAGCAAAGCAGCCAGTTAAGGATATCGCAGAGGGCTGGATTTAGGAGTGAAGGGTGCTTGTTCGGTATTCGCAGATGGTATCCAGTTATAGGGCGAGGACGATTCGTATTTTCTTTCGAGGCAAGATCGTATTTGTatgtgtattgtattgtattgtgcGGTGCTGTGCtgtatgtattgtattgtattgtatgtgatgcgatgtgaCGGGGTTCTTTGAAGGATTTCGATTTCCGATTTATAAATTGAGGGTTTCAATAAGTTTGCAGTTTGGTGGGTAATGATtaaaatgatgaaaatgtAGGAACAGCCAGAGAGGACTCCTCTGCactggtatgtatgtatgtatgcaccACCAGTCTACGGATCTGAAGAGTCTTAGAGCAGCGCGGGGCCTAAGGTCAATTTAGCGAACAACGCTAGTGCaagaaatattttgtttgattttttccctctcccgactcttttcctttcttcttcaacaaacaAGACCATTAACTCAAATCATCGACAGTTTGATATTTTCACTACTCAACTGCCGATTCCGATAACTTGGTCGAGAAGAAACACATTACCACTTCAAAACCATCGTCACGAGGGCCCCTCGTGCGGCTTCCATGACACGATGATGACCTAAAGATGGAAACATACTGCAGCTACACTCTCCAAGCATTGGACTGTGAGAGAGGAAGGATGGGTGGATGCAATGGGCGACGGCGTGgacgatgaggatggatCATGATAATTACAATAGGGTAAGCACACTTGGATGACTATGTACCATGAATCGAACGCTTGATGTGAGGACAAACAACTCTGGTAATACGATTCAACCACCATGTTCTACGGAATACATGATTGCTGTGTTGAAGTTGAGATGACATTGGCAAAGACTGATCTTTTGTTGGAAGCTTTCAATTGTCGGATTCATCATGGCCTTTTCCAATGCTGACCTTACATTAAGTCCATAGTCAAACATCAATCACACCTCCCCCCATGCTTTTAATCCTTTGCTCCCTTTCATCATATGAATTGTGTTTAAGTGTCTACTAGTTGTGTAGAAGGGCGTGCGGCGAGCAGTGTCAATGAACTGGCAAATTTCACAGATCAAAGAACATGCCCTTGCTCTCAACGTTCCACTCTGATTTATTTGGCTTGACATTTTCTTGACCAACCCTAAATTCTATCTTCTCATCTATTCATTGCGTTTCTCAAAATCGTAACCCAGCTCTTCCAGGGACTTTGCTTTCTCGCCATCTTCGATAAAACGCTTTCGTATGTCTGAATATGATTCTCTCATCCACAACTTCTTCTCGTCCCAATACGTTGGCTCCTTACTGAATCCTCCTTCAGCACCTTTCACCCAATCGTGtaaactatttatataatttgcgTCATGAGGGTAACCAAAGATGTGGAAAGACGTGCCATTGCCATGTTCTTCCACCCTTTGCCGCTCccatatattcatttcttccttACTAGGCAAGCTCAACTTGTTCGACCAAACTTTCGAAACTGCTGCACTTTGTACTTCAGATATTGGGAATGGGATCACTTTTTGTGCCAAGGCCGTAAATGCAAGAGTTGGGTGTTGAATATCAAACAGATGTTGGTATGAGCCCACCACTCGTCGACCAGTGGTGACAACTGGTGGTTTCAGCGAATTGAGGAACGGATAAGAGTAGAAGTAACCTGTACAGTATACTATGGCATCGACGTTTTTTTCTATCCGTCCATTATCAAACCTCACACCTCTAATGTCGGCGAGGTATTCTGAAATGGGGGGAACCTCTTCCTTCCCGTCTTCTCCCTCGCCAAAGGAAGTTCTTACTGAGTTTAATAGAGGCTTCTTGCAAACCTCACTGATCTGTGTTCCAATATCCAACCCCGAGGCTCCATTTCCAACCACGATTACTTTCTTGCCTGCAAAAGAATCGGGCGAACGAAATATTTTGGAGTGTGAtatgatagatggatgagcCGAGTTGAACTCCTTAATCCCTGGTACATCAGGTATAAAAGGGACAGAAAAGTGACCGTTTGCAATAACAACGGCATCGTAAGTTTCTTTGATCTCGTCGTTGGTAATTGTAGATCTAGAAATGATTCGCCATCGATCATGACCATTGTCTGGTTCCAATCTTATATCTTGGACTTGCTCCGAGAAGCGAATCAGGTGTCTAACTTCTCCAGAGTAGTGTATAAGATATTCTTGAACATCTTCGCGCGTAGGGAATAGCAGAGAGTCGGAGCGAAATGGTCGATCAGAGAAACACATTAACGGCTTTGGAATATTTGTGTGTAAACGATCATACATGGGGTTTGAGAAAACTGGAGGATTTCCGTCCTTTGGCCAAATTGGCCTTTCAGGAGATACATTTGGCGACGTCGATGGGATGGGCACACTGTCACTTATATTTGGAGTATAATTCCATACCCCTCCCACTTCAGCTTGCTGCTCAATGATATCGATCTTGTCAAAGTATTGTTCCGCCAGAAGAAATTTTGCTGCGGCTAATCCAGAAGGGCCTGCACCTACAATTGCAATTCGCTTGACATTGAACGATGCTCGAAGTTTGGAGgtcattttgaagattctgaGACGAGTTTCGATATCTCTTCCCCCAGCT from Botrytis cinerea B05.10 chromosome 15, complete sequence includes these protein-coding regions:
- the Bcfmo1 gene encoding Bcfmo1; its protein translation is MTSKLRASFNVKRIAIVGAGPSGLAAAKFLLAEQYFDKIDIIEQQAEVGGVWNYTPNISDSVPIPSTSPNVSPERPIWPKDGNPPVFSNPMYDRLHTNIPKPLMCFSDRPFRSDSLLFPTREDVQEYLIHYSGEVRHLIRFSEQVQDIRLEPDNGHDRWRIISRSTITNDEIKETYDAVVIANGHFSVPFIPDVPGIKEFNSAHPSIISHSKIFRSPDSFAGKKVIVVGNGASGLDIGTQISEVCKKPLLNSVRTSFGEGEDGKEEVPPISEYLADIRGVRFDNGRIEKNVDAIVYCTGYFYSYPFLNSLKPPVVTTGRRVVGSYQHLFDIQHPTLAFTALAQKVIPFPISEVQSAAVSKVWSNKLSLPSKEEMNIWERQRVEEHGNGTSFHIFGYPHDANYINSLHDWVKGAEGGFSKEPTYWDEKKLWMRESYSDIRKRFIEDGEKAKSLEELGYDFEKRNE